CCCAGGTAAGAACCCAAGGAACTTATTTCCTGTGCTTCTGTTTTGCTGTCAGGACTCAAGACCCAGGCCTGTCCTGTTGTtcaatccttggtgttcctttcCTGAGTGCTCTTAACACCGGCATTCTCAGAGCCCATGTCTAGCTTCTGGGTTGCTCACAGCTGTTCTCATTCTCTACAGGCCCATGTCCAAACTGGAATCacagcagccccgccccctcaccctggggctccccacccgccccaggtgatgctgctgcacCCACCCCAGAGCCATGGGGGCCCCCCCCAAGGCGCGGTGCCCCAGAGTGGGGTGCCTGCACTCTCAGCTTCCACACCCTCACCCTATCCCTACATCGGACACCCCCAAGGTGAGCAGCCTGGCCAGGCGCCTGGATTTCCAGGAGGAGCCGATGACAGGATTCGTGAGTTCTCGTTAGCTGGGGGAATTTGGCATGGAAGAGCTGATGGGCTGCAGGTGGGGCAGGATGCACGGGTTCTGGGAGGGGAGTGAGGGGTCTTGGAGGCAGGGCTGTCCCACAGGGCGCCCGCCGACCTGCACCTGTCTGTGAAGTATGTAGGGTGGGCAGAAGCCACAGTCGCCGCCGCCAGGGGCTTGCTCCTGGCTCTGTCCTTTGCTTCCCTCCGTCCTCGCTCAGTTGTGATccagcagcccccctccccactgcctccccagCTCTCAGTGACCCCGACTGTCTCCTGACTTAGCCGAGGTAAGGTCAGCGCAGCAGACAGGGCCaggctggggtgtggggggcTGAGCTGGGCACATGAGTAAGGGCTCTGGCTCACTGGGAAACAGCGATTGATCTGTGCTTCTGACAGCCCCATGAGACACCTTGAGGAGGCCGCTCCTACCCAAAcactccccccacaccccacactggACGGCATTGGATGAAGGGACAGCTGCTTGGGTTCTAATGCTcctgctctcttctctttcccctccaaCCAGTTCAATCTCATCCCTCCCAGcagctccccttccaccccccggGGAACTGAAGATTGTCCTGGCCGCGACCTGAGACCTCCATGAGTGGAGGGAAGAGTGATCTATGTCTCTTCCCCCAAGCAGCTCGGACCAGTCCCAGCTCCCCAATCCCCCCTTtcccctgggggagctggggaaTTCCTGCCAAGCACCTTGAAGGGGAGGGGCCTCAAGTGGGCAGGGCCAGGGtccagcgggggtgggggggttcctgctctgcccctgcccgtCCCCACCCCATCTTGCCCTCCCATCCTCTCATCTATCCCCCGCTGGAGACGgaagatcttttattttctattatttataaccTCAGACTTGGGcccctgtttctttcttccccattAACTTGAAGTGACCtgtgtgagagacagacagacagatgccCCACAAGGATGGTTGGACAaggacttttactttttattacataaaaaatattaaaaaaaaattaaaaaaaataaaattttaaactaactTAACCTGCCTGTGGTTTCCTCTGGAGAACAGAGTGAGGATGGTAGCTGTGAAGTCTTCGGAGGACTGAGGTAGCCCCCAGCAGTGGGGAGAATGTGGCAGTACGGTCTGAGGATGCTTGTCCTGTCACTGCCACGGGTCACCCAGCTTCCCAGTGGCTTTATTCTTGGATGCTGGCCTCATCCTGAGGTAcgatttcaagtttttattgcTAGTGTGAGTACTTACGAATTTCATCTACCTCTGCACTGAAAAGTGGTTTTGGCTGCTGGAAACAGCCTACAGGATGCATAGCTGGGAGGTGTGGTGTGTTGGTGGGTGTTGTGAAGATGAGCCCATTGGCAGAAGAGGGGAGATGGCTGGGTTGAGGAGCCTGGTTTAGGGGAGCAAGAAACTAAACCAGGGCCTAAATGGCACAAAAGAGCTAGGTTTGGGAATGTGGAAGTGATAGGTTGCAGAAGTGTTCGGTTATTCCCAAGGAAACAGGTTGCAATTTTTACTGTGTCCTGGCCTcggttttcttgtcttttaagtGAACATCATTTTGCCCTTAGAGCATCAAGGGGACAGGGCTGGTATTCATGGGTAGGTAGAGGTGTTTCAGCTGAGACCAAAGCCAGAGAAGAGGAGCTGAAAGCAGGGCAGGAAAAGTAAAGGTTGCATCACATCACGGGGAAGAGATCCAGTGTGAGTCTGAAAACATAATTGGTGGCTGTGATGTGGGAGGGAGAGGGTATATAGAGATAGAGGAAAACAAATGTGCAGGGTTGGGGTCCCCAGCGGAAGAGCTCAGGGGCTGGCACTAGGGGCAAGGGGGCAGCAGGAAAGTCACCTGGGGTCAGGATGGCTCAGGTGCAGATGGGACTGCAGTGCTTTTGGGTGGCCTTGAGGCTCACGGGAAGGTCCCTGCCTTCATGCAGTCAGAAGTCCCACAAAACTTCAGCTCACCTCAGAAGCTGAGGAAGGAGAGTAAAGCAAACCTGCCCTGTTGCTGGATAGTCTTTTGTGAAGCTTTTGTCCTTTGTTTAGCCCACCTCTCTGCCTGTGCTGTAAAGTCACAGATTTCAGTTGTGACTCAAAACAGCTCTTGGGTTGGGCCTACAAGCCTCCCCTTTCTGGGTGGCTAGTCAGTGCTGAATATGCTCATTTGTCAGGAAGTAAGGTTGAAAGGGGTGCCCTGCCCTTTAATCCCTGCTGAAAGttaagcttttttgtttttgtttggggtcAGCATCCTGGCCAATCGTTTCAAGTTTTAAATACATACGCATTCCCATccttactttaattttaaatctcAGTACATGTTCAAAATGAAACCTTCACTTTATTATTTCTCAATTCTGTGTCTGAAATGGTAGGGGGATAACCTACACAGACTTACCAGGTTCCTCCTTTTAAATGCAGGGTGTTGGTTCTAGCAGTGAGCTACAGTTACCACTGTCCTAAAGCTTAGACAAGGGTAGGTAGATGTTAAGAGCCTCAGTAACTACTACGAGAGGAGAGGTGGGCTTGGCACCTCAGCTGAACACGCGCTGGCTCCAAAGGATAAGTCCCCAGTGTCTCCCATAGGACAGCCAACAATCCAACCACAGTATTTTGCTAGGCAGCCACAACTAACTTCAATAGACCAACTGTGCTCCTTTTCTCAAGTCATTCGTAACAGTTGTGACAGCATTAAGACACGAGCTTTTCCAAACTACCAGAGATGAATTGAGGGATCTCACAAGCTCACATGTCCCCAGCTCCATGTTTaagttggagaggatgggggagggagaaacaaagGACACAAGACACACGGCGTCCCTCACTATTCACAGAACAGTTTATTGACCTACCTCACCTGGCAGGCCCTGGGGCCCCTCCTGACCAGGGAAGGGTCAGTCTAGCTGCACCGCTGGGCTGTAACCCACGCTCTGGGGAGGGAGCATCAGAGCTAGGAGAGAATGCTGGGCGGTGTGGCCTTCCAACAACAGAGCCAGAGCAGAGGCCAGACTCAACTCCACTTGAGGTTCTTGTCTTCCTCAGTCATGGCTGGTGTCTCGGTAACCAGGCCTGTGCCAATGGTCCGGTTGCCATCTCGCAGGGTGAAACGCTGGCCTTTCTCTAAGATCATGGGCTGCCTCAGGATTAGGCTGAGCTTCAAGTCCTCCCCGGGCATAGCAAGCTCCtggcgggggcagagacagggtTCATGCATGGCCCTCAGGACACCTTCCCAACTATTTGCTGCCTACTAGAGTTAAAAGcaattgactttaaatttttaaagttctaggaaATGCAGCagggcggtgtgtgtgtgtggggggggtgtcttTCTGGGGACAGCTTCACCCCAGCTGCCAGGCAGATACAAACAGCATATATGGTGACAGAAAAGGATAAGGTGACCAGTGTCCTAAGGTTCCTTCTTGAAAGTCCAGAAAACTTTGGGTCATGCAGCTTTCTTAGTCACAAAACTTTTCTGAGCCATTATGTGTAGCGGAACTCTCAACAGGGAGAATCCTTTTCTGGAAGATCTTTgtacagataaataaatgataggcCATGCTAAGTTTTTCACTGGCCCAGGGAATACTGGGTGGAGATTCTCACTCTAAACCCACCCAGCCACCTTTCCATCACTGGCTTTATACCAATCAAGGAAAAGtcacccatgttgtcacataATTGGAACTGTGAGTAGATAGAGCTGATAACGAAGAGTGTCTCTTCTACTTCTTCACATTCCCTGTACCCACCATACCTTCCCTGGTGGCAAGATAACCCGACAGGCCATGTCCCAAGTCAGGGAGAACATGACAGGCATGAAGTGGGACACAAAAGGCTTATGGCGGCCACCCTCTTCTTTGCTGAGGATATAAACCtgcaagagagagaacaagggtgAAGCTATGCTTGGTTGGAAAGACTGCCTCTGCATGGGGCAGTTTGGCTCAGCACTGCCCATCCTCATTGGGAGCCCTCCCTCACCTGTGCCTCCACCTTCTGGTGGGGCTGGATGGATCCTGGCTTAGCCATGACCAGGCCACGCCTCAGGTCCTCCCGCTTCAAGCCTCGGACCAGGGCCCCCAGGTTGTcgcctgcctctgccctctccagACTCTTGTGGAACATTTCAATACCTAGGAGGGAGGCGAGACAAGGGAGGAGGGTCTAGGGCAGAGGGAAGGCACAAAGGATCTGCAAGGGAAATCCTGGAGCCAGACCCTGGGTCCCAAGGCATCTTTCCCATACCTGTTACCACAGTGCGAATGTTCTTGCTATGTCCCAGGAACTCACACTCATCTCCCTTCTTCAAAATGCCACGCTCTAGTGTACCTGTCACCACCGTGCCCCGGCCTGGAAAAAAATAGGACAGGACATCAGGTATTCTGGATCAGGCTATAGCTAGAGAAGGGTGCAAGTGAACAGGGTCCTCACCAGGAATAGAGTAAATGGACTCTACAGGCAGCAGGAAAGGCTTCTCCAGGTCTCGGGTGGGTACTGGGATGTAAGTGTCCACAGCATCCAGCAGCTTCTGCACAGACTTCACGCCTAGCTCGGGGTCTCGTTGCTATGGGGGGAGATGACAGGATTCTGAAATTGTCATTCTGTTCCTCTTACTAAGAGATGCTCCCCAGACTCAAAGCAAAGCTCTGGACACCCATCCAGCCCCATCCGATGCCAGTAACAGCCCTTgcctgaccccctccccccccccctcacctcAAGGGCA
This DNA window, taken from Canis lupus familiaris isolate Mischka breed German Shepherd chromosome 6, alternate assembly UU_Cfam_GSD_1.0, whole genome shotgun sequence, encodes the following:
- the TUFM gene encoding elongation factor Tu, mitochondrial; protein product: MAATTLLRATPLLSGLGAGPTSLLQGLLRPLKAPALPRLCRGLAVEAKKTYVRDKPHVNVGTIGHVDHGKTTLTAAITKILAEGGGAKFKKYEEIDNAPEERARGITINAAHVEYSTAARHYAHTDCPGHADYVKNMITGTAPLDGCILVVAANDGPMPQTREHLLLARQIGVEHVVVYVNKADAVQDPEMVELVELEIRELLTEFGYKGEETPVIIGSALCALEQRDPELGVKSVQKLLDAVDTYIPVPTRDLEKPFLLPVESIYSIPGRGTVVTGTLERGILKKGDECEFLGHSKNIRTVVTGIEMFHKSLERAEAGDNLGALVRGLKREDLRRGLVMAKPGSIQPHQKVEAQVYILSKEEGGRHKPFVSHFMPVMFSLTWDMACRVILPPGKELAMPGEDLKLSLILRQPMILEKGQRFTLRDGNRTIGTGLVTETPAMTEEDKNLKWS